The Coffea arabica cultivar ET-39 chromosome 10e, Coffea Arabica ET-39 HiFi, whole genome shotgun sequence region TTGGATTTTTCCTAGCCTCGTTGCAGACCACATAGCCGTCATCAGACAAAGTGTACAGGTCGGACTGTAAAGGTTAAATGCATGAATAAATAGCAATTCATATAGTATTCAAAACAGAATTCAATAGCATGATCAAAGAACTGATTGGGGGTGGGGGCTGAAAGTAAATGATTTTACTTCTTACCTTTGGTTGTTGGTAGAGAGGAGACTGAATGTGAAATGCCATATTGATAAACCTAAATGGAAAGAAATGGAAAATAAAGATGTTTAAATGAATATCAAGAGATAAGGTTAATGTACCCTTATTGTAGCGCCAGTAGCAATTTCAAGTTGAAGAACTTTCACCCCATCTACTTCCTATTAATCAGACAAAATTAAATAGAAGAACAAATACATTGGCAGAATGCAGAACAGATAGTTAAGAAATAGAAcctttggatttggaataatcTCCATCTTCAGTGCACTTTCTTGTACAAGTCTTTTGATTGCTTTCAAGTTCACCCATCTGTATGATAGCAGAAATATATCATTCCATTGCATTTTCCATGAAGGAAGCATTGCCCACAGTGCTTGAAGCAAATAATATTTTAGCTTCAAATGAGAAGCATAACACTTACAAGTTGTTgggattgaaaattttgaacttctCTATCAACTTGAATTCATTCACCTGTAAAGAAAGAGGAGCAGCATAATCCTTTAATATCAAAATGATGCCTATGAAATTGTGTAACCCAAGAAAAAGATGTTACATCAAGAATGGGCTAATTCTGGATACCCTTGTTTAGTTGCCTAAATAGGTCGATGGATCTAACTCCACATTAAGTAAACAACCATACTGATTAACCTAACTGGTTATATGTAACGTGCTTATACCCCTACATACATCAATCCTGGGACCTCCTTATGTAGAAATAGTTATTTAAAGAAACAATGTTTAAATCGCACAAGATTGCATGCAGTATGCCAACAGTTAAAAGCATTTCGCTAAAAGGTAAAGAAAccagaagaaattgaatctcACATGTTCATCAGGAACTTGAGCTATTTCTAGAAGCTGCAACAGAAGATAGAAAATGAATTAATAGCAACTATTAAGcatgaaaatagaaaacatTCCAGTGCATCATTGAATATATCCATCTATCTCATGGCATGGTTTAAACCATTTAGCAAAATACAAGTAAGAAAAATACCATGTAAACAATATAGCATGTTTATCAATCTTGtcaaaattttacaaatataCCAAGTTTGAGTAGCTATTCCAATTTTCTCATAAGTACAATTTTAAATGTTCAAGTATGTATTAACCTACAAAAGAATGAATATGGCAGGTAATTGTCCCTTTTATCTTTTGTAGAGTATACCTGCCGGTTTTAGTTTGGAGTGGCCAAGAACTTTCATCAAATCCCCGAGAAAGCACTTTCTGCAGCTGAACCCTAATAGATCAACAATAATAGgaaaacaataataaatcaTCTAAAAGTATAGAATACAGGGAAAACAAAATGCAGAAAGTTAAAGAAGACATTATTCTAAATGCAATGGCTGGTTCGATATTGAAAAAGAAGTAAATTTGCATCACTAATCAGAGGCAGAAGCCATACTAACACAAATAATAGTCATCTTTAGATGGATTTTATCGGACAAAAAACCAACAGAAAATTTCAGGGcagaaaaatcaaaacaaacaacGATGAAACAAGCAAAAAGAACAGCTGATAATTACAAAAAGTAGCAACACCACAATAGTTCAAacatggaaggaaaaaaaatggagagaaatgaCAAAATAATGAAGGCAGTACCTTAAAGGACTTAAGATTCTTCAATGCTAGCAGCTATCACCACTATTAAAAACACCAAACCATCCATTCACCATACTATGCCACTTATATGCCCCCAACCCCACCTTTCCCCTTTTCCTGAAACGAATATTGACCCCATACCTAGAATAAGCAAGTTTGAGCCTAAGCTCTATCCTTGAGGCTTCATTAGTtctgcattttatttttccttataAATGGCATTATTGTAAAGAAAGAGCAATCAACATAAAAGTTAGTTTAAGTAGAAAAAACCCAATTAACTTACTAAACAAAACTTACACAGTCATCATGCCttccttaagaaaatttatgCAGTTTGTAAATTTCAGTAAACATGTAAATTTAACTTAAAAATGCATGCAATAACTAAACCGCAAACAATTGACAAGATAATGAACAAGAATGCCTGAAATGATACCATGAAGATGATCTTCCAATGATCCCAAGGGCATGAACTAATAGACAAGTAGCCTCTGGTCCCTATTAGCACAGTAACCAATTAAATTTACAAGGTTAGAATGATATAAAAGACTGAACATAAGAACATCAACCAAAAATTCCCGGTTACCTTAAAGTCTATTTCTATCCAATTGCTTAACTGCAACAACCTGTCCATTCCAGTAATCCAATCAATTAGCAATAATAAACTTGAAAAGCAGCCAGAAAATTTTCGGTAGAGgcatttctaataaaatcaatattgttattctaaaaaaatttcaggaaaattcagaaaaaaatcctatgaaatgaaaaaattagagaaaatcgCACATACCTCACTCTACTACTTTAGCTTGAAGATCTGGGATTGAAGATTTTCTTTCAGATCATCTCTAAGAGGGCCACCACAGATCTACACTCTAGCTGCATTCCAGAAAAAATAAGACAAAACATCGACGCAACCAAAtagaagagagaaaaataatCACTAATTAACGGAAAGTAACGGAAGAACCGAGGTAGTACCTGAAACAATAGAGAGGAAGCAGCAGTCAATGCTTCACTTTCGGTTCTATATTTGACCGAAAAATAAAAGTCAACAAATCAAAAGTAATCCCAGCCAAGACAAGGTCGGCAGTCTCTCAGCCAAGGAACGAAAATAAAAGACGATTGTGGAAAAGGTTAGGTATCGTTTACAGGGTTTGAAGCTTCAAATGTTAAATGAAAACACGGAACAAATAGGCAGTTGGCACGGGTAGTGGAGGCCTATGCTTTGTTCCTTCATCTAGCTGTAAGCTTGGGCCGGATGGACGGGTGGAGTGCTgtggatagaaaagaaaagcctAGGGACCAGCAGAAAGTGGCAACTGGTAGCTTTTAAATTCTGTGACGTCCGGAGCTGGGAGACATGACAAATTGGTCGTAGTAGCCGGTGTGGCGAGTTGAGTGGGGAATTGGGGACGGCAGGCAGGCGCAATAAACATGAGAATAATAAAGTTGGAAGGAAAGGAGAAGGAGAGATAATAAAGATTTTGAGAGCAAGAGGAAGAGGGAAAGATCTGATCAAGGACTGTTGGGATGGGTTTAGCTTCTAAGGATAAAGGTGAGGCGAAGGAGAGAAGGGGAGAAGAGAGAGAGCGGCGGCGGCGGAGGAAATTTAAGAAAACCTAGAGGAGAAGTATTTGGCGCATCGCGcggaaaaaaaaaggctggtgACTCACATATGCGGCACGTGAGAGGACGACGAAAACCATTCCAGGTCATCAGAGGCCTTCGGCTCTTTATCTACTTATGTTGATATCTACTTATGTTGATAAGGGATGGCGACGACCAAGTTGAATTGTGGTGTTGTTTCTTTCGTCAATCATTACGAGTCATGACGtgtttaaaattttctaaagttTGATTTCTAAAAGAaatgttgaaaattttcaagcTTTTAAGCTTCATTTGGGAGTTGGGATTTTggacagaaaagaaaggaaaaaaagcgAAAGTCAGTTTCCTCTATTTGTTAGTTTTTagtaagaaaaaaaagagagaaaatgagAGGATTCGAGCGGATGAAGTGTGGCTCCATAGTGGTCAGAACTTTACTGCCCAAATGGACGGAAATGGAAGGAAATTTTGAGGATGCTtgttaaattatttttcaaaatgcctattttgtttttaaaaaacacttgtatGAGTATTTAATGACTTATGTATCCaaaattatttcacttattTTCGAGATTCCCAAATAACATAATaatttcttctcttctctttctttttcttttcttctcttctttcatAAATAAAagctttttccttcttttcttttctgaccTCAACTCCCAAACAAAGCCTTAAGGGGGAAATCATGCACCCCAAGTTGCATCCTTGCGTATAATAGAAAATAGTTATCTTATAagagaataaatcacaagaagaTAACTGGATTAAAAAGATTACGTTAATAGGATCCGACGTCCTTTTCCAAATTTACGGTACtttgctttttttatttttattataaaattgtACAAATAAATTCTCATTTTTATGATTAGCAAAATCTATTAAAAAACTTACATATTGTACGGTTGCAGATAAGTGGTAACACAAACATTAAATTTGTACGGATCATAGGTCTCACAAGTTTGAAGACAAAATGGAtccttttaaatttttatactataatattattaatttacattctatttaatttttgtttatacCATATTTCTATCCATCTGCACTTTAAGGACAAACtagtttgaattgaaatttgcgAGGTCTGATCCGAATTTGTACTCCATGTGATGCTTGGACGATTCGGTGAAATTAGATAAGGCATGACGAAGACCAAGTGGCCTTGGGCCTCTAGGCTTGTCGTTTCTTTCATCAATCATTACCAGCCAAGACCTGCGCCCCAAGGAGTCAATTGCTCTGACTGTAGAAATCTCATTTAGATTTCATTAAACGTAACGGACTAACAACGGCGGTCAACAGTCTTTGTTTCCACTACTTATACACTGCATTGATCATCATCATGAATGATGAATGACAGACAACTTGCCCTCGGATTCAATTAACTTATTATAGGTAAATGGTATGAGAATTTATCTTTGTGCTTCCCACTCCATTTCTCCttactttaaaataaataataataacaactgACTAATTGATTGACAGCAAACAAAGCGTGTGTATGGTGGTGgaataaattaaggaaattgGAGTTTTGGCTAAAGATGTTTAACATTACAATTTTTTGTTAGAGATTATTTGATAAGCATTTTGTATTATTGActgaaattatttttatgatttcGTACTTTAGAAACATGATTAAAAAACATGCTTATGaaatactccctccctttttttataactgacgtttaagaaatttgctcttaaatacttttatctgtcgttttacTATTCCCATGcagcattaattattttttctcaattttacccttttatctctcttttccaatacagggttcttaattactactcctagttagtttgcattgcttttggcctagtaaaacagcaccatttaatactttagtgagagaaaacatgggtgaattggataattaatgagggtacaaaaggaaagtagtgtatagatttaaacaatgaaaaatttttcttaattggtgtgcaaaaccttaaacgtcagttataaaaaaagggagggagtaatACAAACAAATTTCTTGATACTTTGCTTTCCGAATGCAAAATTATGAAAGTATTCATGGCACGGCATCACAAGTCAACAGTTCCTCGAAAAACTATCACTGTATCACATTCAATGTCTTTTGAGGGTGTCTATGAAAAAATAAGTTAGCACATTATTGAAAAGAGTGTATAATGTGAAGTAATAAGATAATAGAATAACGAGCTAAAAAGGTCTTTTGCAaaaacatttttaaaaatatcaaattagACATTCTGTAAAAGAATTTATATATCGAGATGTAAGaattataaatattaatatgAGGAAGAAAGACGCTTGAGCAAATTGGGTTGAATCCATTTCCGACTCTTTAAGTGGACTGTTATTTTCCGAGCAGATCGGATAATGGCAATTCgtaataaaattttcttttttcttctttcgatAAAAAAAGAAACATCATTTTATTACAAAGATTGTTAGATATTGTTCAACACGAATTATTTGACAAAATCAGATTTAGACTTCTATAAAGATTCCAATTGGTTGCTGAATATGAGAAACATGCCAACTCATGAGCAATTATGTTAACATCCCTGGAACCTGCAAAATAACTCCACGACTCAGGTGCAACAAAGTAGAACTAATTTAGTTTGTAAGCTCACGTTTAGCAATCCAagagaatttttattttattttatttttttaccctTCTCACCCTCAAACAAGATTGATCTGACAGCAGGAAAGATCCTAACAACCTTTCCCTAACTACTGGACCGATCCAGAGTTTCCTCCTTGAAAATTGTTTGAATTCTACCCTAGGTATTTAAAACTAtcaaatatttataaaaaaatcttttgagaaaatctttttgataaaaaacaaactttttttttttttttgataataaagCATATTTCATTAAAGGATTACTGGAAATCGTCCAGCACAATTGATATACATTGCTGCCCTGATGGCAGATAAACATGCACTAAAATTATAGATCTGTAATTTAACAAATACataagatttgagaaattaaggacaGATCTAAATAGTACcataaatttgaaaaacatttCATCATAGAATAAGTCGCTGCAGCTCTCTTTGTGCATGCTGTAATCGTCAGATCTGCTAATCAACAGTTGTAAGATCCAATAAAAATGATGAGATCTGTCGAAATAGATCCAAATCTGAAATATTCCCTCAGATCTGCTATCCAACTGGTTCAAGCTCAAAACTGAAAGTGAGATCTGATGAGAAGACTGAAGAAATTTTAGATCTAACATATAGATCTAAAAAAACTCCAAGATCTGAGAAAATAAAGAacagaaaactaaaaaaactctCACTAAAATAGTTTAGGAGAGACGAAAACTCTCAATAGGATACCctaggagagaagaaa contains the following coding sequences:
- the LOC113713004 gene encoding UTP--glucose-1-phosphate uridylyltransferase-like isoform X1, whose product is MPLGSLEDHLHGFSCRKCFLGDLMKVLGHSKLKPLLEIAQVPDEHVNEFKLIEKFKIFNPNNLWVNLKAIKRLVQESALKMEIIPNPKVYQYGISHSVSSLPTTKVRPVHFV
- the LOC113713004 gene encoding UTP--glucose-1-phosphate uridylyltransferase 2-like isoform X2; this translates as MPLGSLEDHLHGFSCRKCFLGDLMKVLGHSKLKPAEIAQVPDEHVNEFKLIEKFKIFNPNNLWVNLKAIKRLVQESALKMEIIPNPKVYQYGISHSVSSLPTTKVRPVHFV
- the LOC113713004 gene encoding UTP--glucose-1-phosphate uridylyltransferase 2-like isoform X3, which produces MPLGSLEDHLHGFSCRKCFLGDLMKVLGHSKLKPLLEIAQVPDEHVNEFKLIEKFKIFNPNNLWVNLKAIKRLVQESALKMEIIPNPKEVDGVKVLQLEIATGATIRVH